The DNA sequence AACGGTTTTTCTCGACGGCAATGCGGTTTTGGGTGGCGGAGCTTTGACTTCCGCAGCGGAATTATTGGCGCGAAGGAGGTTGGCGATGATGTTTTTCTCCAATTCCGATTGCGGCTCCTGGATGGCGGTGTCGTCGAAACGGCGCAAGACCAACCAAATTGAAGTGGCTACGGATTCGGCATTGGTGATGATTTCCGCCTCGCGCTGGGTGACTTCGAAGGTGGCATTGGTACCCATGGCCAACCGGCCTTTACCGCCCTCGGCCGTTTCTTCACCGCCCGCCACCTGGCTGCCGTGGATGATATCGAAGATTTTGACCCGCTGCAGGAATGTGATGGTGATCTTTTTTCCCATGGGGACATTTTTGGTCGGGAGCATGTCGTCTTCGAGTTCGAAGGACCCCACCAAATCGACAAAGTCACCGTTTTTGACGAGGAAGCTGTTGGCCTTCACCTCGTCCACCCGCACGGAAATCAATCTTTTACCCGGCTCGATGACCATGGAAGGCTTGGGCAGGCTTTCCCGTGTGCGGGCCTTAGGCTGGAGGAGCCACTCATTTTTGAACAGACTCTGGTAGGCAAAGAGATCCTTGACTTGGTCGAGGCTGCGCAAGGCGTTGTCGGGGATGACAGTGACAGGCACTTTCAGAACGCCCACGTTCATGTCGTTGAGCGGCGTGCCGGTTTCCAAGTCTTCTTTTACGAAAAGAACATCGCCCATCTCGATTTTGACTTCCGGTGCGGCTTCTATGACCGGTTTGGATGCGAGTGCTTTTTGGCGTTCCACATCGATCATTTTCTTGATCAAAAAGATGCTGCCAGCGCCAAGTACAAGCGCCAAAACCACTAGTATGGTAAATGATTTGTTCAAAACAGGCCTTTAATTACGCTTTTTATAGTAAAAAAGGGGGTATGCGTCAACAAATTGATTCAATCCGGGTCCGGGCTCGACCTGAGCGCGGGGCCCCTTAACTTGACAACGGAGAACGGCCATGCCCCTGCGACTTTCCAGAATTCCCCGATGCGCTCGCGTCCTGTTTGCTGCTGCCCTGCTCCTGATCCCTGCCGTGGTCCAAGCGACCAATTTGAACGATCTTTTCCATTTGCCGGTTTGGAAAGACAGCAACTTGTGGGACGACGAGGCCGAGGGTGTGGCGTGGCGGATGAAATTGAAGGGAACCAGCAACGCCGGAACAGAAATTTACCGCAACAGTTTTTACGGGAGCATGGAAGTGTTGGGGGAACCGCTTTTCTCCCTTGACCTGTACTGCTCCGAGCACAAGCCGCAGCGGGTGGTCTTTGGATTCATCAACCAGGCCGATCTCAACGCCGTGGGAACCCAGCTGGCCGAACCGGAGTTCCGCAAGAAACGCGATGAAGCCATGGGCAGAATCAGTGCCCAATTGAGCGAGCGTCTCGGCGCCCCGGCCGGGAGCGGACCATGGACATGGTCCTGGGTCGGGCACCAGATCCAAATGCAGGCCACTTCTTCGGCCCTGATCGTCACCCTCGAGAAAGGGAACTACGTGCCGAACGAAAGCGAAGCCCAGAAGATGGTGGAAAAGGACCACCGGGCCTTCGATCCGGCCGAACGGGTCAAGCGACGGTCCAACGGCGATGTGGTCATCACCGGGCTGCCTCCCATCTCACAGGGAAACCGCGGTTTCTGCGTTCCGGCCGCGTGGGAAAAGGTACTGCGCTACTACGGGGTATCCTTGAATGTTTATGAGTTGGCGGAGGCGGGAGGCACCACCGTCAACGGCAGTTCCTTCCGTGGTTTTGCCGGCAGTGTCAGCCGGGACCTGTCCCCCTTGGGCTTCAAGCTCGATTACCTGCGGGAAACGGCAGACGATCTGGCCGGAATCCAGGGCTATCTCGACCGCGGCCTGCCCTTGGTCTGGGGGATCGACGCCCAGTTGTTGCCTTTGTGGGTCGAGCAGACGGGCCGCCGGCGGGACGGACTCGAGGCCAGCGACAAGGTGGTTAGGAAACTCACCGGACCCCCGGGCTACCACGCGCTCCTGATCATCGGATACAACCTGGCCAAAGAGGAAATCGCGCTCTCCGATTCGACCGAACTCGGCCACAGCCATCCGGAAATCTGGATCACGCGGAAAGAGGCCGGGTTGGTGGCCATCCCCTCCGCTCCGCTCATCGCCATCCTTCCCCCGAATGCCCTGACCGTCCCGACGCGTGCCTTCAAAAAAGCCCGCTGGTATTGAACACCCGGTGAGGGCGGGGCTTGGCTTACTTCGCGCGGGTCTTCCCCCGCGACTGGAGCCATGCCTCGGCCGCGGCCCGTGAGGGAAACCAGAAACTGGACGCGGTCTCGGCCCGGGAAAGTTCCGCCGCACTCACAATCGCATCATCGCCGTCCCGCAACACCCAGCCATCGAGTTGCGAGATGTTCTCCAGCCGGGTGCCCGGGTAGGTTTCGGGCTTCTGGCGCAGATTGAGGGAATCGGCCAAGAATTGTTTGGCCAATGACGCCACCCGTTCAGGTGTTCCCTTGGTTTGATCAAGCTCCAACAGCGCCCAATTGGCGCCCAAGGTCCGGTTCTCCAAGTAAAGCTTGCGGGTCTTCTCCGCCGCGCCATCGGGCTGGTCGGTGGCCGAGACAAACAAACCCGGCACCCGGCGGGACGAGGCATAAGGAGGCGTCCACCATGCGCCAAGAACGCTCACGAAAGCCATCATCTTGTCCGCCTTGTAGAGGGTCATGGAAGCCGCGAATTGCGCCCCGGAGGAAATACCCCAAACCATGAAATTGGACTGACCGAGGTCGCGCCGTCCTGTCAGACGATCAAAGTCACGCAACGCCTGGGTGACGGCCAGTCCGGAGCCGCGCATGGCATTGGAGTAGTCACGGCGGTCATCGTCCTCAAACTGGCATCCCAGCAAAGCCAGTTGGTGTTCTGAGGCAAAGGCGGGCCAGCCGTCTTTATCCACCAGCGGCCGGCCGTCTTCATTGTGCCCCGGAACCAACACCAACACCCCCCGCACCGTCTCCAGGCCGGCAGGGATCAGGCAACGGAAACGGGCCACAGTGAAGTTATCGGCCGGACGGGCCGGGATTTCACAATCGAACGTCTGCGCTGACGCAGTCGGTTCCGCTAAAATGACGGCCGCGCACAGGGCGAAAATCATCCACAGTCCGCACCTTGAATGATCCCGCAAAGATAGGTTCATGGCGAAAGTCTGCGGGCCGGTTCGGCGGTTCAGGAAGGACGTCCCCTGCCCTTGCGGGCCGGGCCGGCCACTCGGGACCAGGATTTGAGACGTAGGGCGTTGAGATTGATGAAACCGGTGGCATCGCCCTGGTTGTAGGCCCCGGCGTCGGCCTCCATCGTGGCGACGTGCGGGTTATAAAGGGAAACCTTGCTGCGCCGTCCGGCGGTGATGATGTTTCCCTTGTAGAGCTTGATCCGGACCGAACCGGTGACGTTTTCCTGGCTCTGGTCAACGGCGGCCTGGAGAAAATTCCGCTCGGGGGCGAACCAGAAACCGTTGTACACCAGCTCGGAATACTTCGGGATCATCCCGTCGCGCAGATGCATGACCTCGCGGTCCATGGTCAGGGTTTCCATCTGGCGGTGGGCGAAGTGGAGGATGGAGCCTCCCGGGGTTTCATAGACGCCACGCGATTTCATGCCGACGAAGCGGTTCTCCACCAAGTCGACCCGGCCGACTCCGTGTTTGCCGCCGAGCTTGTTGAGGGCTTTCATGACCCCGGCCGGGGTGAGTCGCTTGCCATTGACCGCGACACAGTTCCCACGCTCGAAATCCAATTCGACGTATTCTGCCTTGTTGGGGGCATCCTCGGGAGCCACGCTGAGAACGAACATATCCTTGGTCGGCTCGCGCCATGGATCTTCCAAGATACCACTTTCAAAGCTGATGTGGAGGAGGTTCCGGTCCATGGAGTAGGGCTTCTTGGCCGTCACGGGGACGGGAATGCCCTTGGACTTGGCGTAAGCGATGAGATCGCTGCGGCCCTTGAAATTCCAGGTGCGCCAGGGCGCGATGACTTTCAGTTCGGGAGCGAGGGCGGCGAAGGTGAGCTCGAAACGCACTTGGTCATTGCCCTTGCCGGTGGCGCCGTGGGCCACCGCTTCGGCTTTCTCCAAACGGGCGATGTCGACCTGCCGCTTGGCGATGAGGGGGCGGGCGATGCTGGTGCCGAGGAAATACTGGTTCTCGTACAGTGCCCCGGCCCTGACCATCGGGTAGATGAAATCACGGGCAAATTCCTCGGTCAGGTCGTCGATGTAGCACTTGGAGGCCCCGGTGCGGACGGCTTTTTTGTCGAGGCCCTTGAGTTCCTCTTCCTGGCCGATGTCGGCGCAGAAGGCGATGATTTCGGCCCCGTATTCTTCCTGGAGCCAGCGGAGAAGGATGGAGGTGTCGAGACCCCCGGAATAGGCGACAACGATTTTCATAAATGACTGGTTGATGGGGCAGGCAAAGAGCGAAGCAGGGTGGTTTTTCGCAGGGGTGATGCCGCGTTGTCTCCAACGCGGTTTGGATCATTTCCCTTGCTGATCCACCTCAGGCCACGGCGGGTTTGGCGGCGGCGGGTTTGAGTTTCTTGAGGAAAGGCTGCAGTTTTTCCAATGCCCCTTCCACGCTCAGGCCGTGGAGCGCGCGCAGCTGGTCGACCTTGCCGTGGTCGATGAACTGGTCGGGCCAGCCGATGCGGACGACCGGGGTGTTGAGGCCGAGATCGCTCAGTTCCTCGATGACCCCGGCACCGAAGCCCCCCTTGATGACATGGTCCTCGAAAGTGACAATAACCTCGCAACTGCGGGCAAAGAATTCGAGGGTGCCGCGGTCGAGGGGTTTGGCGAAACGGGCATTGATGATGGCGGTGGAAACGCCCTGGGCCTCGAG is a window from the Candidatus Methylacidiphilales bacterium genome containing:
- the cpaB gene encoding Flp pilus assembly protein CpaB produces the protein MVLALVLGAGSIFLIKKMIDVERQKALASKPVIEAAPEVKIEMGDVLFVKEDLETGTPLNDMNVGVLKVPVTVIPDNALRSLDQVKDLFAYQSLFKNEWLLQPKARTRESLPKPSMVIEPGKRLISVRVDEVKANSFLVKNGDFVDLVGSFELEDDMLPTKNVPMGKKITITFLQRVKIFDIIHGSQVAGGEETAEGGKGRLAMGTNATFEVTQREAEIITNAESVATSIWLVLRRFDDTAIQEPQSELEKNIIANLLRANNSAAEVKAPPPKTALPSRKTVF
- a CDS encoding C39 family peptidase codes for the protein MPLRLSRIPRCARVLFAAALLLIPAVVQATNLNDLFHLPVWKDSNLWDDEAEGVAWRMKLKGTSNAGTEIYRNSFYGSMEVLGEPLFSLDLYCSEHKPQRVVFGFINQADLNAVGTQLAEPEFRKKRDEAMGRISAQLSERLGAPAGSGPWTWSWVGHQIQMQATSSALIVTLEKGNYVPNESEAQKMVEKDHRAFDPAERVKRRSNGDVVITGLPPISQGNRGFCVPAAWEKVLRYYGVSLNVYELAEAGGTTVNGSSFRGFAGSVSRDLSPLGFKLDYLRETADDLAGIQGYLDRGLPLVWGIDAQLLPLWVEQTGRRRDGLEASDKVVRKLTGPPGYHALLIIGYNLAKEEIALSDSTELGHSHPEIWITRKEAGLVAIPSAPLIAILPPNALTVPTRAFKKARWY
- a CDS encoding argininosuccinate synthase, translating into MKIVVAYSGGLDTSILLRWLQEEYGAEIIAFCADIGQEEELKGLDKKAVRTGASKCYIDDLTEEFARDFIYPMVRAGALYENQYFLGTSIARPLIAKRQVDIARLEKAEAVAHGATGKGNDQVRFELTFAALAPELKVIAPWRTWNFKGRSDLIAYAKSKGIPVPVTAKKPYSMDRNLLHISFESGILEDPWREPTKDMFVLSVAPEDAPNKAEYVELDFERGNCVAVNGKRLTPAGVMKALNKLGGKHGVGRVDLVENRFVGMKSRGVYETPGGSILHFAHRQMETLTMDREVMHLRDGMIPKYSELVYNGFWFAPERNFLQAAVDQSQENVTGSVRIKLYKGNIITAGRRSKVSLYNPHVATMEADAGAYNQGDATGFINLNALRLKSWSRVAGPARKGRGRPS